Within the Montipora foliosa isolate CH-2021 chromosome 11, ASM3666993v2, whole genome shotgun sequence genome, the region aagCGGCTTTCAGCAATCAATGGCAGTGTGGACACAAGGTGCGACAAGCATTATAAGGATTCAGATCATTTGAGTCAATTGACCTTGCTTTGTTTACTAGCGAAGTAAATTGGATTTCTTTGATTTTCCCGCTGTCAAAAACACTTGAGTCGAAAGCACTTATTTCCATGACAGTTTGAGTTATATTGGTTTGTGAACATTTCCGAGGTCGTATGCGATAAAGGAAAGGTAACTGGTGGGTGTGGCAATCTCTATGTCACAATTTTACAGCCAAGGTATATTTTGTGACACATCATTTGTAGGATGTTCTATTTATGCGTACATActttattagtatatactaaaacagtggatagcgctgaacgcgcgctgattggctactcaaactcctgatatcctttgttagtatcacccaactagtggactaatgccaTCATGTCTTACTTTCACTGATTTCCACAGCCGCCTTGGAGCCAACTTACAACCAGCTGAACAAAATGAAACTTGACAAGAGCCCTTTTGTAATGATCTCTGTGATTGGACAAGAGCTGTTGTCAGTCGGTTACGTAACAGCTGCTGTTGATTGTCTTGAGGCTGCTCTGAAGGTCGGAACATGTGGCTTGCGCCTCAGGGGATCCGTCATATCGGCGCTAAGTACGGCGTACTGGAAGATCGGAAATATAAAGAAAGCCATGGAATACATGAAACAGGACTTAGAAACGGCGCAATCGTTAAATGACAAAGCGGGAGTGTGTCGAGCGCATGGCAACCTCGGCGGAGCGTATTACTCCCAGCGTATGTACAAAGAAGCGATTGAGCATCAAAAGGCTCAGTTGGCAATttcaatgaatgtgaaagaccGTAAAACATCCGCAACAGCACTGAGTTCGTTAGGACACACCTATGTGTCAGTAGCTGATTATTCCAACGCGTTGGCAAGCCACAAGCAGTCTTGTCAGATTTACAAGGAGTTGAGAGACAAACAAGGTGAAGCCAGAGAGCTTGGCAACATTGGAGCGGTGCACGTGCTGCTATCGGATTCCGACAACGCAATCAGGTGCCACCAGGAACATTTGAAAATTGCTGTCGAGTTAGGAGATCAAACAGAAGAAGGGCGCGCTTATAGCAATTTGGGAAGCGCGTTTCATTACAAGAGGGATTTCGAGAAAGCCATTCAGTACCACAGGAAGGTGTTGGATGCGGCGAAGAAAACGAAGGATTCATTTATGGAGGCACGTGCGTATGCAGGTCTTGGGCATGCGCTGAGGTGCAAGGGGGATACAGAGCAGGCAAAGACCTTTCATGAATATCAGCTGGCTTTAGCAATGAAGCTCAAAGACCGGGCCACGGAAGGGCGCGCTCTCTCCAATCTAGGAATTATTTTCCAACAGAAAGGGAATTATGGACAAGCCTTAAAACTGCACAAGAAACACTTAGCGATTTGTAAAGAGCTGGGGGACCGAGCAGGCCAAGGACAAGCCTATGGGAACATGGGATGCGCTTACAGTGCATGCGCGAGGTATGATCAAGCTATTAAATTCCACAAGCAAGAGTTGTTAATTTCCAAAGAAGTGAACGATCGACCCTCGGAGGCTTGCACGCAAGGAAATCTAGCAGTAGCTTATCAAGCCATTGGAAGCCTTGATAAATCACTGACACATTACCAACAACACTTGGCTATCTCTCAGGAACTTGGTGATCAATCAAACGAGGCCATTGCTTTGAGTAACTTGGGAAATTTTTACAGTTCTTGCGGCAATTTCTCCAAGGCTATACCCTATTATGAGAATTTCCTATCAATTTGCAGGCATTTGCGAGATCGACTTGGCGAATGTAAAGCGTGTCACAATCTTGGGTATGCTCATTATTCCCTCGGGAATTACTTGGACGCGGTACCATATTACGAGAGAAACGTGACGATGGCAAAGGATCTGGAAGATAGGTCTAGTCTAGGACACGCTTACTGTAATCTAGGACTCGTGTACAGCGCGCTTGGCAAACAAGACAAAGCGCTTGAGTGTCAGAAGGAGTTTTTGACTGTGTCCCAGGAAGCATTGAATGTCCAAGGCGAGTTCAAAGCTTGCGGCAACATCGGAGATATTCATGTTGCCTTAGGAAACACTGACCAAGGTATCCGCTTTTTCCAGGAGCAACTTCAAGTTGCGAAAAAGGCGCAAGTTCTATCACTTGAGAGTGAAGCACGTGGTGCGTTAGGCAGCGCGCACAAGACTGCAGGTAATTTGGAGAAAGCCTTGGCCTCTTTCGAAACTGAGCTACAGCTCAGAAGACGCGTTAATGATTCACTGGGAATCTGCAGGGCTTTGAGTAATTTGGGTGCAATTCACGTAGGTATGCAACGATACAAGGAAGCTTTTGCTTGCTATTCTCAGCAACTGAGCCTTGCCAATGAATTGGACGATTGTATCATGCAAGCTGAAGCGTGTGGCAACTTGGGAATCACCAAAATAAACTCTCATGATTATCAGGAAGCGTTAGGATTTTTCGAGCAACAGATCGCCACTTTAGAGCAAGTTGCTGGCGCTGTGCTCGAAAGCGGACGTGCGTACGGGAATCTTGGCGATTGTTACCACATGCTGAGTGATCACGAGGAGGCCGTAAAATGTTATGAGAAATACCTCGCGGCTGCGCAGCAGTTAGACAGTGCCACTGACCAGGACAAAGCGTATCGTGGACTTGGAAACGCGCACAGAACCATGGGAAATCTCCAGCAAGCGCtagtttgttttgaaaagagaTTGGTGGTTGCGCATGAGTTGGCCGATTTCCGCTCCAAGGGAAAAGCATATTGTGAACTTGGAAATATGCACAAGATTCTAGGAAATTACGAACAAGCGCTTGCATGTTTTGAGCAGCAATTGTCTTTGGCAAAGCAACGCAATGATTTAATCAACGAAGGAGATGCTCTCTGTGGACTTGGTGTAGTGAATCAGAGGATGGGTGAATATGAGAAGGCGCTGAAACTTCACGAAGAAGAAATGGCTGTTGCCGATAAACAGAACAACATAGAGCGCAAGGGTCGCGCTTCGTACCATCTGGGTACGACACATGAAATTCTCGGAAATTATGAACAGGCGGTGGTCTACCAGGAACAGCATCTTAAAATCGCGTCTGACATTAATGATCAAGGAGCAAAAGCACAGGCTTATAGCTCCTTAGGTAGAATACACCACGCACTGGATAACTATACCCAGGCCATTTCCTACCTCAAACAGGGCCTCGCTATCGTAAAGACGCTGGGAAGGAATGAAGACGAAGCTCGAATCCATCATCGACTTGGTTTGTCATATTTAGCTGATAATCAGCTGGAAATAGCACAGGATCACTTGTACCGTGCAGCAGACTTGCTTGAGAAACTGCGAGAGGAAGGAATCCACACTGGCGAGTACAAAATGTCTTTGTACGAGTTGCAGGCAGCTACCTATCAAGTTTTGCAGCGTGTCTTGGTATCTCAGGGATTCCACGGAGACGCTTTGGCAGTCGCTGAGCGCAGCAGAACCCGAGACTTCATCGGTTTGCTCCAGGAGCGACAAGGAAGTAATCGATTGGAGAACGGCATTTCCAAGTATTTGGAGAATCCGTTGACTTCACCGGAGCATATAACAGACTTTGTGAAAAGCCAGAAATGCAGTGTTTTGTACTACTCGATTGCTGCTGGACACTTGTACAGCTGGCTCATCACACCAAGGAAAGGAATAGTGAAATTTCACGACACTCTTCTTTCTGATGGAGACCACGACAACGAAATAGCGATTGATTTGGATCAGAGTGCCAGTGCTGGGTATTCACCAGGCTCCACCTTGTTAGACTCGTACATCACTCAAGTGAGAGACGCCTTGGGAGTTGAACCACATTTGAATTTAAGTCGTACCGCAAGCCTGTCTGACAGTGAGACAGAGGAAGCCTGGGAACGAGGAAGTATTCTCAGCACCGGTGCGAGTCCACAATCGTACATTTCAGCGGATGAAGATGAAACTATCAGCTTGTCTTCTTTGTCTCTTGGTTCCAGTTTCCGCTCAAGTTCGAGGATGAATTTCTGGTCAAAGAAGAATGTGCGAAAGTTGAACGGTGTAAGAACTAGT harbors:
- the LOC137974607 gene encoding tetratricopeptide repeat protein 28-like isoform X3 gives rise to the protein MKRHAFVKKSNIRPPKIDKGYVFGVNSWAYYRQGVALQCLGRHADALGAFASALAQDDKSPQLLTSLTEAAMKSPLRAALEPTYNQLNKMKLDKSPFVMISVIGQELLSVGYVTAAVDCLEAALKVGTCGLRLRGSVISALSTAYWKIGNIKKAMEYMKQDLETAQSLNDKAGVCRAHGNLGGAYYSQRMYKEAIEHQKAQLAISMNVKDRKTSATALSSLGHTYVSVADYSNALASHKQSCQIYKELRDKQGEARELGNIGAVHVLLSDSDNAIRCHQEHLKIAVELGDQTEEGRAYSNLGSAFHYKRDFEKAIQYHRKVLDAAKKTKDSFMEARAYAGLGHALRCKGDTEQAKTFHEYQLALAMKLKDRATEGRALSNLGIIFQQKGNYGQALKLHKKHLAICKELGDRAGQGQAYGNMGCAYSACARYDQAIKFHKQELLISKEVNDRPSEACTQGNLAVAYQAIGSLDKSLTHYQQHLAISQELGDQSNEAIALSNLGNFYSSCGNFSKAIPYYENFLSICRHLRDRLGECKACHNLGYAHYSLGNYLDAVPYYERNVTMAKDLEDRSSLGHAYCNLGLVYSALGKQDKALECQKEFLTVSQEALNVQGEFKACGNIGDIHVALGNTDQGIRFFQEQLQVAKKAQVLSLESEARGALGSAHKTAGNLEKALASFETELQLRRRVNDSLGICRALSNLGAIHVGMQRYKEAFACYSQQLSLANELDDCIMQAEACGNLGITKINSHDYQEALGFFEQQIATLEQVAGAVLESGRAYGNLGDCYHMLSDHEEAVKCYEKYLAAAQQLDSATDQDKAYRGLGNAHRTMGNLQQALVCFEKRLVVAHELADFRSKGKAYCELGNMHKILGNYEQALACFEQQLSLAKQRNDLINEGDALCGLGVVNQRMGEYEKALKLHEEEMAVADKQNNIERKGRASYHLGTTHEILGNYEQAVVYQEQHLKIASDINDQGAKAQAYSSLGRIHHALDNYTQAISYLKQGLAIVKTLGRNEDEARIHHRLGLSYLADNQLEIAQDHLYRAADLLEKLREEGIHTGEYKMSLYELQAATYQVLQRVLVSQGFHGDALAVAERSRTRDFIGLLQERQGSNRLENGISKYLENPLTSPEHITDFVKSQKCSVLYYSIAAGHLYSWLITPRKGIVKFHDTLLSDGDHDNEIAIDLDQSASAGYSPGSTLLDSYITQVRDALGVEPHLNLSRTASLSDSETEEAWERGSILSTGASPQSYISADEDETISLSSLSLGSSFRSSSRMNFWSKKNVRKLNGVRTSNKKLGWSGKPPLRALYELLIAPMEDALPASSSFEGEDSELALVLQGDLYLVPFPVLKGSLSKEYLFRRFRLIVVPSLQSLATNGKVMSSRRSGLDASSIMVIGNPKVPTNFGQWESNPSAEHEAKIVAELFNTKPLLSNLATKSEVVQRLPKAECVHFATHVSWKLSSLILAPQNNDQRFSTPAGSPEGASLDILGDVTSQEAPALSEFLLTASDILDQKLSAKLVVIGAAHNHSSPNRITSDGVIALTRSFLSAGAQCVLISLWPVPDLACKLLLKAFYGSLLQGMLASQALCQAMQVVQATKQFSHPSNWAGFMLVGGDSALTNKEALMSGAISKLLDNPGNCRDALKVLVHLVDKAQQRIRQGQRSSMYTADASIDAKVKGANGWRELLKLIGFRFQKASNGIPDSVFFPSVTSGVADKLAAASNHLHALLGLSPTTLQALSKLVNAHAVNTALVSLFSHVLSCFAQGMNNVQVPLKLKLWRTIGCHELLASLGFDLIGVGKDEVMLRSGKANSRRAVQCTVQALCALTDSENPAEKEDPTFKLTKVHSASTIISSLSLISASMESDLDNRTRDSEGSTQDITKNSSVRSKTSITSRPVKSEAHLSSEASLPVSVPDPERKTVPARGLSKAQALPFSSANKHSNFNGHVRTNKRSPSVSAITDHSRTTSVADPSDSDIDSYSDIVGKRRSLKDSDSHNFVDLKRGDSRQNARELVENTNVRSWASNPNPNGSFVSRVKDKQDTVIENPARVGKQISRTFEPSTSVGKSLPNLLSINGNGLARNNVPYVVRRPRRTRSESQDPVVHNGSRSSPNGRSKSVPRPRENGSSDEEEVEHAHGKGPKRSNSDLRGKHVIIGRERNNQNGPQLLRVSSVDSPVRDESLRTKPALTKANDAKVNHAEQLAAEMQQGRMNGKTQSFQRFRNDSLSSQDSTDNETRQSAAEMAAAALMNRDVTPAAIKAQTKKGNPQSLKMTGTIAGNRKLRREHLANIAHLQSSSC